A single genomic interval of Bradyrhizobium sp. sBnM-33 harbors:
- a CDS encoding EAL domain-containing protein has product MVAANRSSKKSSQKFDTEMFADLPVLRRKWQAALRPGQKLPRYEDVMLGSLGRLADHVVLLRDDDGALALSYSGRYVQQWLNEDRWDVPLSVLPPDCATALGEAASHALQNGRPYLAAAHCVRDGLVRTYDVLALPTSSHWGGTLIGVYVNERAAQFNLLDTIFSATDEGMLSLAAIRDANGCPSDFQIVHLNQGAARLLRQPSTELLWRRLATGGNLLGTPEVIRRLRDIVVSGSGDQIEIDSEDRCLRLGVTAFGDMLSLTVSDVTALKRREVSFRLLFDNNPMPMWVFDAETTQFLNVNDAAVRHYGYPRETFLQMQLRQIWPEDEWASHSQALRQVGEVYNSSRDWRHLKADGSEIHVLTFGRRVAFDGRDGYLVAVVDISERRAAEARIAHMAHHDGLTNLPNREFYQERLRQALERAQPGNRRVAVLCVDLDLFKHVNDSFGHPMGDRLLKQVAERLKSEVRGDNLVARLGGDEFAIVLVSEVSPNEVSDFADRLIGVLSARYELDGIDVVVGASVGIALSPGDGASCEELMRNADMALYRAKSDGGNVHRFFEREMDRQAQKRRDMERDLRRAFASGEFELHFQPLVDIAANRISGFESLLRWRSPEKGMISPADFIPVAEDIGLIVALGEWVLREACLEAVNWPDDIKVAVNLSPVQFRSRNLVQAVISALAHSGLSPRRLELEITESVFLAETEANLAILHQLRELGVSISMDDFGTGYSSLSYLRSFPFDKIKIDRSFVKDLAERTDCVAIVRAISGLGRSLNITTTAEGVETMDQLDWLRAEGCNEVQGFLFSAAKPASELEALLSGFGARASKAA; this is encoded by the coding sequence ATGGTTGCGGCCAACAGATCATCGAAAAAATCGTCGCAGAAGTTCGATACCGAGATGTTCGCCGACCTCCCGGTTCTGAGGCGCAAATGGCAGGCTGCACTGCGGCCGGGCCAGAAGCTTCCGCGCTATGAAGACGTCATGCTGGGCAGCCTCGGCCGGTTGGCGGATCACGTCGTGCTGCTTCGGGACGACGACGGCGCGCTCGCTCTCTCGTATAGCGGCCGGTACGTCCAGCAATGGCTGAACGAAGATCGATGGGACGTTCCCTTGAGCGTTTTGCCGCCGGATTGCGCGACCGCGCTGGGGGAGGCGGCATCACACGCGCTGCAGAACGGTCGCCCGTACCTTGCTGCGGCGCATTGCGTGCGCGACGGGCTGGTGCGCACCTATGACGTGCTGGCACTGCCGACGTCGTCGCATTGGGGCGGCACACTGATCGGCGTCTACGTCAACGAGCGCGCCGCGCAATTCAACCTGCTGGACACGATCTTCTCGGCGACCGACGAAGGCATGCTCTCGCTGGCTGCAATTCGCGATGCGAATGGCTGCCCGTCCGATTTTCAGATCGTTCACCTCAATCAGGGAGCGGCGCGGCTATTGCGGCAGCCGTCGACGGAATTGCTGTGGCGACGGCTCGCCACGGGCGGAAACCTTTTGGGCACACCGGAGGTGATCCGTCGCTTGCGCGACATCGTCGTCAGCGGCAGTGGCGATCAGATCGAAATCGACAGCGAGGACCGCTGCCTGCGACTGGGCGTGACGGCGTTCGGCGACATGCTCTCGTTGACGGTTTCCGACGTCACGGCGCTGAAGCGACGCGAGGTTTCGTTCCGCCTGCTGTTCGACAACAATCCAATGCCGATGTGGGTGTTCGATGCCGAAACGACCCAATTCCTGAACGTCAACGACGCGGCCGTGCGCCATTACGGCTACCCCCGCGAAACATTCCTGCAGATGCAGCTTCGCCAGATCTGGCCGGAGGATGAATGGGCCAGTCACAGCCAGGCGCTGCGGCAGGTGGGCGAGGTCTACAATTCGAGTCGCGACTGGCGGCATCTCAAGGCCGACGGCAGCGAAATCCACGTGCTGACGTTCGGACGGCGCGTCGCCTTCGACGGGCGCGACGGCTATCTGGTGGCGGTCGTCGATATCTCCGAGCGCCGCGCGGCGGAAGCGCGGATTGCTCACATGGCCCATCACGACGGCCTGACCAACCTGCCGAACCGCGAGTTCTACCAGGAACGCCTCCGCCAGGCGCTCGAACGGGCACAGCCCGGCAACAGGCGCGTGGCGGTGCTGTGCGTCGATCTCGACCTGTTCAAGCACGTCAACGATTCATTCGGCCACCCGATGGGAGACCGTCTGCTGAAGCAGGTAGCCGAGCGGTTGAAGTCAGAGGTTCGCGGCGACAATCTCGTCGCGCGGCTGGGTGGCGACGAATTCGCTATCGTATTGGTCTCTGAAGTGTCGCCGAACGAGGTGAGCGACTTTGCCGACCGGTTGATCGGGGTCTTGAGCGCGCGCTACGAACTCGACGGCATCGACGTCGTCGTCGGCGCCAGCGTCGGCATCGCGCTATCGCCCGGCGATGGTGCAAGCTGTGAGGAATTGATGCGCAACGCCGACATGGCGCTCTATCGGGCCAAGTCGGATGGCGGCAACGTTCATCGCTTCTTCGAGCGCGAGATGGACCGCCAGGCACAGAAGCGCCGCGATATGGAACGCGACCTGCGTCGTGCCTTCGCGAGCGGCGAATTCGAATTGCATTTTCAGCCGCTGGTGGATATTGCCGCCAACCGCATTAGCGGGTTCGAATCGCTGTTGCGCTGGCGCAGTCCGGAAAAGGGCATGATCTCTCCGGCCGATTTCATTCCCGTCGCCGAGGATATCGGATTGATCGTGGCGCTGGGCGAGTGGGTGCTGCGCGAGGCCTGTTTGGAAGCTGTGAACTGGCCGGATGACATCAAGGTCGCGGTCAACCTGTCGCCGGTCCAGTTCCGCAGCCGCAATCTGGTTCAAGCGGTGATTTCGGCGCTGGCGCATTCCGGCCTCTCGCCGCGGCGGCTCGAGCTTGAAATCACCGAGTCGGTCTTCCTGGCCGAGACGGAAGCCAACCTTGCGATCCTGCATCAGCTTCGCGAGCTCGGCGTCAGCATATCCATGGACGATTTCGGTACCGGCTATTCGAGCCTGAGCTATCTCAGGAGCTTTCCGTTCGACAAGATCAAGATCGACCGATCATTCGTGAAGGACCTCGCCGAGCGTACCGATTGCGTTGCGATCGTACGCGCCATCTCCGGCCTCGGGCGGAGCCTGAATATCACGACGACGGCTGAAGGCGTCGAGACCATGGACCAGCTCGACTGGCTGCGCGCCGAAGGCTGTAACGAGGTGCAGGGTTTTCTGTTCAGCGCGGCGAAGCCGGCATCCGAACTCGAGGCGTTGCTGTCCGGCTTTGGCGCCCGCGCATCGAAGGCGGCGTGA
- the thrS gene encoding threonine--tRNA ligase: protein MPDSNAPASGFQFGLANLKPAEPVHKITLTFPDGAKREFAKDITGLDVAKGISPSLAKRTVAMALDGMVTDLNDPISHDAKIELISREDPRALELIRHDCAHVLAEAVQSLWPGTQVTIGPVIENGFYYDFFRNEPFTPEDFAAIEKRMREIIARDKPFTKEVWDREKTKQVFRDKGEAFKVELVDAIPGDEPIKIYFQGDWFDLCRGPHMSSTGKVGNAFKLMKVAGAYWRGDANNPMLTRIYGTAFAKQEELDAYLKQIEEAEKRDHRKLGRELDLFHFQEEGPGVVFWHPKGWTIFQALIAYMRRRLTGDYDEVNAPQILDKALWETSGHWDWYRENMFAAQSAGDEAEDKRWFALKPMNCPGHVQIFKHGLKSYRDLPLRLAEFGVVHRYEPSGAMHGLMRVRGFTQDDAHVFCTEAQLAEECLKINDLILSTYADFGFEGELTVKLSTRPEKRVGTDEMWDHAERVMATVLAEIQASGSNRIKTEINPGEGAFYGPKFEYVLRDAIGRDWQCGTTQVDFNLPERFGAFYIDADGSKKAPVMVHRAICGSMERFIGILIEHFAGNFPLWLAPIQVVVTTITSEGDEYAKVVAAAARRAGLRVEIDLRNEKINYKVREHSLAKIPALLVVGKKEAETHSVSIRRLGSDGQKVMPTDEALAALVEEATPPDVKRAQAAV from the coding sequence ATGCCTGACAGCAATGCCCCCGCATCGGGATTCCAATTTGGCCTTGCGAATTTGAAACCGGCCGAACCCGTGCACAAAATCACCCTCACCTTCCCCGACGGCGCGAAACGCGAATTCGCCAAGGACATCACCGGGCTCGACGTCGCCAAGGGCATATCGCCCTCGCTCGCCAAGCGCACGGTGGCGATGGCGCTGGACGGCATGGTCACCGATCTCAACGATCCGATTTCGCACGATGCGAAGATCGAGCTCATCAGCCGCGAGGACCCCCGCGCGCTGGAACTGATCCGGCATGACTGCGCGCATGTGCTGGCGGAAGCGGTGCAATCGCTGTGGCCGGGCACGCAGGTGACGATCGGCCCGGTGATCGAGAACGGCTTCTACTACGACTTCTTCCGCAACGAGCCGTTCACGCCGGAAGATTTCGCGGCGATCGAAAAGCGGATGCGCGAGATCATCGCGCGCGACAAGCCCTTCACCAAGGAAGTGTGGGATCGCGAGAAAACCAAGCAGGTGTTCCGCGACAAGGGCGAGGCCTTCAAGGTCGAGCTGGTCGACGCCATTCCCGGCGACGAGCCGATCAAGATCTACTTCCAGGGCGACTGGTTCGACCTGTGCCGCGGCCCGCACATGAGTTCGACCGGCAAGGTCGGCAACGCCTTCAAGCTGATGAAGGTGGCGGGCGCCTACTGGCGCGGCGATGCCAACAACCCGATGCTGACGCGCATCTACGGCACGGCGTTCGCCAAGCAGGAAGAGCTCGATGCTTACCTCAAGCAGATCGAGGAAGCCGAGAAGCGCGACCATCGCAAGCTCGGCCGCGAGCTCGATCTCTTCCACTTCCAGGAGGAAGGCCCCGGCGTGGTGTTCTGGCACCCGAAGGGCTGGACCATTTTCCAGGCGCTGATTGCCTATATGCGCCGCCGCCTGACCGGCGACTATGACGAGGTCAACGCGCCGCAGATCCTCGACAAGGCGCTGTGGGAAACCTCGGGCCATTGGGACTGGTACCGCGAGAATATGTTCGCGGCGCAATCGGCCGGCGACGAGGCGGAGGATAAGCGCTGGTTTGCGCTGAAGCCGATGAACTGCCCCGGCCATGTGCAGATCTTCAAGCACGGCCTGAAGAGCTACCGCGACCTGCCGCTACGCCTTGCGGAGTTTGGTGTGGTGCATCGCTATGAGCCCTCGGGCGCGATGCACGGCCTGATGCGCGTGCGCGGTTTTACGCAAGACGACGCACATGTCTTCTGTACTGAGGCGCAACTCGCCGAGGAGTGCCTCAAGATCAACGACCTGATCCTGTCGACCTACGCCGATTTTGGCTTCGAGGGCGAACTCACGGTCAAGCTCTCGACCCGGCCGGAGAAGCGCGTCGGCACCGACGAGATGTGGGATCATGCCGAGCGCGTGATGGCGACCGTGCTGGCGGAAATTCAGGCCAGCGGCAGTAACCGCATCAAGACCGAGATCAATCCGGGGGAAGGCGCGTTCTACGGGCCAAAGTTCGAATATGTGCTGCGCGACGCCATCGGCCGCGATTGGCAATGCGGCACCACGCAGGTCGACTTCAACCTGCCGGAGCGCTTCGGTGCGTTCTATATCGATGCCGATGGCTCGAAGAAAGCGCCGGTGATGGTGCATCGCGCGATCTGCGGCTCGATGGAACGCTTCATCGGCATCCTGATCGAGCACTTTGCCGGCAATTTCCCGCTCTGGCTGGCGCCGATCCAGGTCGTGGTCACGACCATCACCTCCGAAGGCGACGAATACGCCAAGGTGGTCGCGGCTGCCGCGCGACGGGCCGGCCTGCGTGTCGAGATCGACCTCCGCAACGAGAAGATCAACTACAAGGTCCGCGAGCACTCGCTGGCGAAAATCCCTGCCCTGCTCGTCGTCGGCAAGAAGGAAGCCGAGACCCATTCGGTCTCGATCCGCCGGCTCGGCAGCGACGGGCAGAAGGTGATGCCGACCGACGAGGCGCTGGCCGCCCTCGTCGAGGAAGCGACGCCGCCGGACGTGAAGCGGGCGCAGGCGGCGGTCTAG
- a CDS encoding nitroreductase produces MPDAIELLKIRRSVKPREMSGPGPTAAELETILTIGARVPDHGKLTPWRFIVFEGDGRLRAGEVIAKVFARKNPSAPAADIEIEKRRLMDAPLVIGVVSFTRPHPKVPPLEQELSAGASAMNIVNAATALGYGACWLTGWFAFDRDVLDGLGLKADEKLAGFIHIGTPAKPAEDRPRPALSDIVTRF; encoded by the coding sequence GTGCCCGACGCCATTGAACTCCTGAAAATCCGCCGTTCGGTCAAACCGCGCGAGATGAGCGGGCCCGGCCCGACGGCGGCCGAACTTGAGACCATTCTGACCATCGGCGCGCGGGTGCCCGATCACGGCAAGCTGACGCCGTGGCGCTTCATCGTGTTCGAGGGCGACGGGCGCCTTCGCGCCGGCGAGGTCATCGCCAAGGTGTTTGCACGTAAAAATCCGTCGGCGCCGGCCGCCGATATCGAGATCGAGAAGCGCCGGCTAATGGACGCGCCGCTGGTGATCGGTGTCGTCAGTTTCACCAGGCCGCATCCAAAAGTACCGCCCTTGGAGCAGGAACTGTCCGCCGGCGCCAGCGCGATGAACATCGTCAACGCAGCCACCGCGCTTGGTTACGGCGCGTGCTGGCTGACCGGCTGGTTCGCCTTCGACCGCGATGTGCTCGACGGGCTCGGATTGAAAGCAGATGAAAAACTCGCCGGCTTCATCCATATCGGCACGCCGGCCAAGCCTGCCGAGGACCGCCCGCGCCCGGCGCTGTCGGATATCGTGACGCGGTTTTGA
- a CDS encoding type II toxin-antitoxin system HigA family antitoxin yields MNIAPIKSNRDYRRVLREIEGLMYARRNSPEGDRLDVLVTLVEAWERKHYRLDLPDPVEAIRYHMEQSGLQPRDLIPSIGSRNRVHEVLNRRRELTLNMIRRLHEGLDIPAESLIKIGQNKAA; encoded by the coding sequence ATGAATATCGCACCGATCAAATCCAATCGTGACTATCGCCGGGTTCTCAGGGAGATCGAGGGACTGATGTATGCCCGGCGCAACTCGCCCGAAGGAGATCGGCTCGATGTATTGGTCACGCTGGTGGAAGCGTGGGAGCGCAAACATTACAGGCTCGATCTGCCGGATCCGGTGGAAGCGATTAGGTACCACATGGAGCAGAGCGGATTGCAACCGCGCGATCTCATACCCTCTATAGGCAGCCGAAACCGAGTACACGAGGTGCTCAATCGGCGGCGCGAGTTGACTCTCAATATGATCCGAAGACTGCATGAGGGGCTCGACATTCCAGCCGAGTCCCTCATCAAGATCGGGCAAAATAAGGCCGCCTAG